In the genome of Hevea brasiliensis isolate MT/VB/25A 57/8 chromosome 14, ASM3005281v1, whole genome shotgun sequence, the window GTGGAACTGAAATAGCAGTTCATCAAGCTTCGTCTGAATCCAATGCTTCTGCTGTAAATGGTTCAGCAGTAGTTCAACCTCCAGATTGTCTTACTCCGCCACCATTGCAGCAACTACCAAAAGTTTTCTAGTCTTAATTGCAATTCTGCCAGAAACTCAATCACTGTCAATGAAGTGCATAGAAGCTGGTTAGCCAAGATAATATTTTTTCAGAGGCAATACAATCAATATATTCTAAATCCGCCAAGTATAGCTCCATGGATCATAACAGCTTcaaattgccaataacataattataaatgacatatagtaataattaaatttttaaaaaaataaatatttactgaaAAACATTAAGTATAATTAATATGGAAGGATGACTACCATCCTCTGAATCTGTAAGTGCTTACGGTGTCATGGCACCAAGAGTATAAGCTACAACTTTTGTTCTTTCAAAAGGAGTAGCAAGTTTACCAGGACCTTTAATTTCAACCTTCCCAGAGGCTGTGGCTAACAAGAAATCTGTGTATTTGCAGAACTGATAGTCCACACCCCATTAATACtccattgctgcattagatgcaaCTCAATTGGTTATTCTGAAATTACCAAAATAATCTATGTTCTGAGAAGTTGTTCTGATTCTTGACTTGTCTTGTGAAGTGAGCAGACCCTTGGTGTGACATGGATTTGCCTTAGGGATGATATGAGGAGTTCAAATTTTGCAGGATACAGCAAAGTAGATGTATTGTGCCACCACACATAGGGAGACACCAGAGAGATTAAAACTTTAAACAAAGACTCTGTATCTTCCAACAAAGACTTTCATTGACTTGTTCTGGAGCATATTTTGTCTCAGAAATATCAAGAGCGAAGGATCTTCATAATTTTATCCAACTTCATAATTTTATCAAGAGTGAAACCAAGAGAAATAAAAGCAATGTTTGGAAACACAGGATATACAAGCCGATGGACTTCAATCATGCTCTCAGAATAATTGTTGGATTTAGATAGTTTATCATAATGCATTTAATGATTAGAACATCAAACTAAAACTCAATTTGTCTTAAGTATCATTAAAAAAATTCTCAAAACCAATAAATTCTCAAAACAAACATCAGATATGTTTAACTATAGAATTTTAATATAACTAGCAAGGAACAAGATAAAAACACTTATTAATTACCCATTACATTGCTTTATCTAGAATACAAATAACTATTACAACACTCCAACTCTAAACTAGCATATTATAATGTGCTTCCAGGTCTAACATAGTACTATGACTTGTACTTGCACCATCCCCATTCTCCCCTTTACTGCCACTACAGCTCCTCAACCTTAAACAGTGCTAACTAGAGATCTCCATTGTGCCTAAAAGACCACAGCTGCACCATCATTGTTTCTTTCTATGTTGATGATCTATTGGTCACTGTTAGCAATCAATTGTTGATTCATCAGTTCAAGGTGGAGCTCAAAAGAAGTTTTGAGATGAATGATTTGGGGAAAATGTCTTACTTTCTTGGTATGGAAATCCTACAACTTCATCAATGAATTTTCATATGCCAAAGGAAATGTGCAATTGAAATTTTAAAGAAGTTTGGGGTGGAAAATTGTAAGACAGTAAGTACTCCAGCTATGCAAGGTGAAAAGCTTAGCAAAAATGATGCAGCAAGGAAGATTATGCAAGTCTATACAGGAGTCTTATTGGATGCCTACTATATCTGTCAGCTACCAGACCAGATATTATGTACGGAACAAGCATACTTTCCAGGTTTAAGCAGAGCCCATGTGAAGTGCATTATAGAGTTGCAAAGAGGGTGATGCAATATGTTAAAGGAACAACAGACTTTGGTGTATTATATGCAAAACATGCAGAAGTAAAACTAATGGGCTTCACTGATAGTGATTGGGTAGGTTCATGTAATGACATGAAAAGCACCTCTAGTTACTGCTTTTCTATTGGCTCAGGCATGATTTGTTGGAGTTCCAAAAAGCATGAGACTGTGGCATAATCCAAAACTGAGGCAGAGTATATTGCTGTTGCACATGCTgtaaaccaagccatttggctcaAGAAGTTGCTAGTTGATTTGAAGCATGAACAGGTAAATGCTATCGAGGTGCTATGTGACAATAAATCTGCCGTTTCTATTGCAAAAAATCTAGTCTTTCATGGAAAGTCTAAACATAGTAAAATCAAATATCACTTCCTTAGAGAAGTTGAGAAGGAAGTTCAAGTGAAATTGAAGCATTGCAGCTCAGAGGATCAAGCGGCTAAATTTAAGGAGGAGGAGTTGTTGACGGTAGAAAATTGCAATCTTTTGTATCAACTATATGTATAAATGAAATGAATTAGATTATGTTCCTTCCTTTCATTCCCCTTTTTTCGCTATTATTCTTTAAACTACCAACAGAAACTGTGGTTTTGACAAAATTTCACAATGATTATATGTCAAGTTTTCCCTATTTTTTGTTGATACAAAATGTTCAGAAATGGGATTAAATTTCCTTTTCTGAAAAttgtaattttgaattttgatccATTCAATGCTTCATGCTTCAAATGCTTGATGAACAACGTCACTGTTACTAGTTGCCCCTGCTTCTTGTGTATAGATATAGTTAGTGTTATGAAATGCATACTGGTTGTGCAGAAGGAATTAGCTAGGTAGTTGCTTAATTAGAATGCTCATGTTTAAGATGTGAAATATTTAAAAACTATATTGCTACTGCAAAATAGTTTAAAAGTCAATTTATTCACTTGCTGAATGCTAATATCAAACTGACATGCATATTGATATTTTAGTTGAATGGTGGAGGAGGACATGGAATAGGAATTAAGTGGAGGTCATTTTTCCTTTTCACTACAGCACTAAAAACTTCAACCCTGTCAAGATTTTCTGGCTAAACTCCAGTGGTACCAAGGGTAAAAACGCATCCAAGGTGTCATGGCACCAAGAGTATAAACTGCAACTTTTATTCTTTCTGGAATCGCAAGTTTACCAGAACCTTTCAATACTAGTAAAACTCTACCACATACCAACTAAATTGTGttcattaaactatttaattattcAAGGTAAAGAAATTGAAGGTTATGAACATTGCAAAAAATTCTAGAGCCATCATCCTTTGATTATTGATTCTTCGAAATTATTACAACCAGAATTTTCAAGTCAAACAATCTACTAGAAAATTTAGCTGTATGAATGAAAATGCAACTCAAATGGTTTCTCTGAAATTGCCAGTAATCCCATACAAGTTGATGGACTTCAATCATGGTCTATCGAATAATTGTTGGATTTAGATGGTTATCATAACAGAAGAATGATTAAAAGATTAAACTCAATTTGTCAATAGAATAATTGAACATGTTGATGAATCTATGAAATATAGTAGTGTATCAATTACATCAAAGATGTTTAACTGTAGAAATATAATATAACTAGCAAGGAATAAGACAGAACAAATAACTGTGTATTAAGATTACAGCACTCCAACTCTAATTAAACTAGAAAATTGTGAATGTAGTTCTAGGTCCAACATGGTACTATGACTTGTGCACCATCGCCATTCTCCCCTTTACTGCCACTACTGCTCCTCAACCTTAAACAGTGCCAACCAGAGATCTCCATTGTGCCTAAAAGACCACAGCTGCACTATGTCATTTTGTTTGAACTTCCCTGATGATCCCTGATGATTCCTTTCCAATACTTTCTTCCAACTAGATGTCAACACATAGGTACTGCTACTTTTCAAATTCCATTGCCTTAGCCACATCTCAGACTCAGAACCACAAGGTTCCATGAGTGTAACTGGTATTTTCTCCTTGAGCTCCTTTAACTTTCTCTTCTCATCCTCTGTAAGAAAATTGAAATCTCTTATCTGCTTAAAGGGGATTGAGAAACGATCGTGGTGAGTATTCAAATCAGTGGCAAACATCTGTTTCATTATTACCAACTTCACATCAATGCCTCCTTTTGCTTGAATTTTATGCCACCATTCCTCAGGCATGTCAGTAGGTGTCTTCAAACTAAAATTTGCAAAATTGATTCTGTCAGGCCTTGGTCTCTTCAgcaatttctttttcttctgtTCATCTTCATTACTGTTACCACTTTGAAAACATCGCTTGCCACTAACCCTTTTCTTGTTCTCGTTCATGCTCCCAGAAGACTTCACATGAAGAAATAAAGATGAATGAGAATGAGGTTTCTTGTCTACGAGTTGTCCGGGGCCCCTGCTTTTCTTGGGCACATATGCAGCAAGTCGGTCATCGTGTTTGATCATGGCTTCAGCTCTTACTTGTTGCACAAAAGCAGTCAGAATGCTTTCTTCCACTAACTTGATATAGCCACCATTCTGTCGAAACACCCACCAATATCAGCATCAAGAACTCTGCCCATCTTTATTTCTCCCTTCTTTAGCGAAAAAATATTTCTACACATTTCAACAAGCACAAACATATAAATAGTTTATAACTTCAATTAATCCTTCAAGATTTGCGATCCTTTGATATATTTGATTAGTTTTCTTTCCATTAATTAATTGTTTGTGATATCTTTTATCTGTAGATATCTTTCATCTGTAAATATCtttcattagtttttttttttgcattaattaattaattatttgtgaTATCTTTCATCTGTCGATATCTTTCCttatttcatttatagtaatcTTGCACTGCTTCAGAATCTTGGATGCACTCTTGTGTCTAGCTCCATTACCATTGGCTGACATTAATTTGTTATTATCTCCAATTTATTAATAGTTATTATTTTAGCTGACAAAGTTAATTTTTAATACGTATAATTTATTAGTAGTTGctttagtttttaatatttaaaattatgggatttttatataatttattaatgataatttaaatttaatcatGATCATGAGtttattctcaaaatttaattttttttaatttctaaattattgtattataaaaattttgatatcttctgtatatatttttttggtattaaaaattttatataatttttatcctaagagttgtaattaattttgaaaaacaaTAGAAATAAAGTATGAATAAAGTTCTAGGCCTTAATGAGTTTTTAATAATTCATTctaaagaatttaaatttcaaaaaataattaaaaaaattttattacatATCTTTGATCACTTTGTTTATTGTAAACAATATATATTATTCATTTGAAGTTCACATTCCATTTATATTCAAGAGTTTCCTAAATAGCGTACTCAGTTAGAGTGCTTTCAAaaagtgagaaaaaaaaaaaagagaaaaaccaAGAAATATGTGCATTTTTACATTTACATACCCTTTAAATTAGTTAAGgtgatataattttaattttttggttCCCTTCCTATCATAAGTT includes:
- the LOC131173310 gene encoding B3 domain-containing protein At2g32645-like — its product is MIKHDDRLAAYVPKKSRGPGQLVDKKPHSHSSLFLHVKSSGSMNENKKRVSGKRCFQSGNSNEDEQKKKKLLKRPRPDRINFANFSLKTPTDMPEEWWHKIQAKGGIDVKLVIMKQMFATDLNTHHDRFSIPFKQIRDFNFLTEDEKRKLKELKEKIPVTLMEPCGSESEMWLRQWNLKSSSTYVLTSSWKKVLERNHQGSSGKFKQNDIVQLWSFRHNGDLWLALFKVEEQ